A window of the Rubrobacter calidifluminis genome harbors these coding sequences:
- a CDS encoding L-fucose/L-arabinose isomerase family protein — MQALYDEMLPGITERQANYAQEVASHLSGAADVRFPKPARSREDIEEIVELFEREKLDGIMIVMLTYGPAMRATRALANTRLPVMLANIQPEPHVTAEWDMGDMTYNQGVHGAQDTANALVRAGVPFRVASGDWRSPEFGRAFEEWARAAAAVTAWRRLKVAIFGYAMNGMGDIRVDETTMLRELGPEINFLATGDIHRAMQRVSAEEVKAALRAEDERFEIDENLTPEEREDSARMQLAIKSILDSGGFGAYSTHFDAIGEDGRFSRLPLAAASNLMAEGYGYGAEGDACSAALVSAGHILADVAHFTEMYALDYERDAILMSHMGEGNWRIARDDEKPRLIHRELGIGRLGPPPTVLFRIQPGPATIASLAPISGGRFRLVVSEGEVIDSEVLPNLEMPYGFFRPKTGARACLDGWLAAGGTHHEVMTPGHHASLWRTFAELLGIEYREV, encoded by the coding sequence ATGCAGGCCCTCTACGACGAGATGCTCCCGGGCATAACCGAGCGGCAGGCGAACTACGCGCAGGAGGTTGCCTCGCACCTCTCGGGGGCGGCGGATGTGCGCTTCCCGAAACCCGCCCGCTCGCGCGAGGACATCGAGGAGATAGTCGAGCTCTTCGAGCGGGAGAAGCTCGACGGGATCATGATAGTCATGCTCACCTACGGCCCCGCGATGCGCGCGACCCGCGCCCTGGCGAACACGCGCCTGCCGGTGATGCTCGCCAACATCCAGCCCGAACCGCACGTGACGGCGGAGTGGGACATGGGCGACATGACCTACAACCAGGGGGTGCACGGGGCCCAGGACACGGCGAACGCGCTGGTCCGCGCCGGGGTCCCCTTCCGGGTGGCGAGCGGCGACTGGCGCTCGCCGGAGTTCGGGCGGGCCTTCGAGGAGTGGGCGCGGGCCGCGGCGGCGGTCACCGCCTGGCGACGCCTGAAGGTCGCCATCTTCGGATACGCGATGAACGGGATGGGCGACATCCGCGTCGACGAGACGACGATGCTGCGGGAGCTCGGGCCGGAGATAAACTTCCTCGCCACCGGCGACATCCACCGCGCGATGCAGCGGGTTTCGGCGGAGGAGGTGAAGGCCGCCCTGCGCGCGGAGGACGAGCGCTTCGAGATCGACGAGAACCTCACCCCCGAAGAGCGCGAGGACTCGGCCCGGATGCAGCTCGCGATAAAGAGCATCCTCGACTCCGGCGGCTTCGGCGCCTACTCGACGCACTTCGACGCGATCGGGGAGGACGGCCGCTTCTCGCGGCTGCCGCTCGCCGCCGCGTCGAACCTGATGGCCGAGGGCTACGGCTACGGGGCCGAGGGGGACGCATGCAGCGCGGCGCTCGTCTCCGCCGGGCACATCCTGGCCGACGTCGCCCACTTCACCGAGATGTACGCGCTCGACTACGAGCGGGACGCGATCCTGATGAGCCACATGGGCGAGGGGAACTGGCGCATCGCGAGAGACGACGAGAAACCCCGCCTCATCCACCGGGAGCTCGGGATCGGCCGCCTCGGCCCGCCCCCGACGGTCCTCTTCCGCATCCAGCCCGGCCCCGCGACCATCGCCTCGCTCGCCCCGATCTCCGGCGGGCGTTTCCGCCTCGTCGTCTCTGAGGGCGAGGTCATAGACAGCGAGGTCCTCCCCAACCTGGAGATGCCCTACGGCTTCTTCCGGCCAAAGACCGGCGCGAGGGCGTGCCTCGACGGCTGGCTCGCCGCCGGGGGCACCCACCACGAGGTGATGACCCCCGGCCACCACGCCTCCCTCTGGCGCACCTTCGCCGAACTCCTCGGGATCGAATACCGCGAGGTTTAG
- a CDS encoding L-ribulose-5-phosphate 4-epimerase: MRELREEVARLHQELPRNGLVAWTSGNLSGRDPDSGLIVIKPSGLRYEELTPESMVVVDEEANVIEGHYNPSSDTASHCYIYREMPDVGGVVHTHSPYATAWAAVGREIPCFLTAMADEFGGPIPCGGFAPIGGEEIGREVVRTLKGQESPAVVMQNHGVFAVGKSPLEAIKAAVMCEDVARTSFLAVQLGEPIPLSEEDIARLHERYTTQYGQKKS, translated from the coding sequence CTGAGAGAACTGCGTGAGGAGGTCGCCAGGCTCCACCAGGAGCTCCCCAGAAACGGCCTCGTCGCCTGGACGAGCGGCAACCTGAGCGGGCGCGACCCGGACTCCGGGCTCATCGTCATAAAGCCGAGCGGCCTCAGGTACGAGGAGCTCACCCCGGAGTCGATGGTCGTCGTCGACGAGGAGGCGAACGTCATCGAGGGACACTACAACCCCTCGTCGGACACCGCCTCCCACTGCTACATCTACCGCGAGATGCCCGATGTCGGCGGGGTGGTGCACACCCACAGTCCCTACGCGACCGCCTGGGCCGCCGTCGGGAGGGAGATCCCCTGCTTCCTGACCGCGATGGCCGACGAGTTCGGGGGGCCCATCCCCTGCGGCGGCTTCGCCCCGATCGGCGGCGAGGAGATAGGCCGCGAGGTCGTCCGGACGCTGAAGGGGCAGGAGTCCCCCGCGGTCGTGATGCAGAACCACGGGGTCTTCGCCGTCGGCAAGAGCCCGCTGGAGGCGATAAAGGCAGCCGTCATGTGCGAGGACGTGGCCCGGACGAGCTTCCTCGCTGTTCAGCTCGGCGAGCCCATCCCCCTCTCCGAGGAGGACATCGCGAGGCTGCACGAACGCTACACCACGCAGTACGGCCAGAAGAAGAGTTAG